In Myxocyprinus asiaticus isolate MX2 ecotype Aquarium Trade chromosome 8, UBuf_Myxa_2, whole genome shotgun sequence, a single genomic region encodes these proteins:
- the LOC127444646 gene encoding zinc finger protein 25-like isoform X4, whose product MLVNRPAGVGMKLFSPPVNSLNKERRTHSLFRCSAAASFIHLCHLSVSILDDFLSFMTANQTFSLCFDKSFKYPVSGVLLSFCVEMLKMSLQVDLMCCKSVGTDLSMLDIDDLMTEISQLKKEVALLEAKLRERGDPLNGEELEKVSCQSSVCVTDGTSTECQDSVWSVRDQRSEQRSRDTQDSELSLTLLCYTDTQESVCDSNQGDQTSTESLASVCNAGEQQMLQIPLKMCSVKLLDCRNLMEMRGETTAEEQHDDHDEDDDDDIQHDDHDDNDDDFDPSGANSGSCSDGEMTSTSKECLSAQSLSCITCEKTFSSKGHLARHERKHTEQKIYKCRRCESSFSTSEEIKHHSKVHRGKGFHCDQCGKVFLVPSLLKVHLTTHSDEKPFQCSECDKCFRTKGNLVIHERIHTGEKPFKCPHCEKRFAYGNYLKIHVRSHTNERPYQCSKCGKTFVRIYDLKSHLKIHSEEKHYQCSHCDKRFRQKSQLIIHERMHTGEKPYLCSHCGKRFYAQGQLSIHQRVHTGEKPYQCSDCRMTFSTKQNLAKHQTTHTGERPYKCTQCDKTFARPDVLKTHQRVHTGEKPYSCSICGESFAYLGCFYTHQKKHANDQTALESS is encoded by the exons ATGTTGGTCAACCG TCCAGCAGGAGTCGGTATGAAGCTCTTTAGTCCGCCGGTAAACTCACTAAACAAAGAAAGAAGAACTCACAGTTTGTTTAGATGTTCAGCTGCTGCGTCTTTCATACATTTATGTCACTTATCTGTTTCTATTCTTGATGATTTCCTCTCTTTCATGACAGCAAACCAAAcgttttctctttgttttgacAAGAGctttaaatatcctgtttcaggaGTCTTATTGAGTTTTTGTGTTGAGATGTTGAAGATGAGTTTGCAGGTGGATTTGATgtgctgtaaatcagtaggaactgatctgtccatgctggatattgatgatttgatgacagaaatctctcagctgaagaaagaggtggcGTTACTGGAGGCAAAGCTGAGGGAAAGAGGAGATCCACTGAACGGAGAG gagctggagaaggtttcctgtcaatcttcagtgtgtgtgactgatgggacctccacagaatgtcaggattcagtgtggagcgtCAGAGATCAGAgatctgaacagagatccagagacacacaggactcagaGCTCAGCCTCACTTTACTCTGTTATACTGACactcaggagagtgtgtgtgacagtaatcagggtgatcaaacctccacagagtctctggcttctgtctgtaacgctggagaacagcagatgctgcagataccattgaagatgtgttcagtgaagctgctggactgcaggaacctgatggagatgagaggagaaaccacagcagaggaacaacatgatgatcacgatgaagatgatgatgatgatattcaACATGATGATCacgatgataatgatgatgattttgATCCTTCAG GTGCAAACAGTGGTTCATGTTCAGATGGAGAAATGACTTCTACATCAAAAGAGTGTCTGTCAGCACAGAGTCTTTCATGCATCACCTGTGAGAAGACATTCAGCTCAAAGGGACATTTAGCGAGACATGAGAGAAAACACACAGAACAGAAAATCTACAAATGCAGGAGATGTGAAAGCAGCTTTTCTACCTCAGAAGagatcaaacatcattcaaaagtGCACAGAGGAAAGGGGTTCCACTGTGATCAGTGCGGGAAGGTTTTCCTTGTTCCTTCTCTTCTAAAAGTTCACTTGACGACACACAGTGATGAAAAGCCTTTTCAATGCAGTGAGTGTGACAAGTGTTTCAGAACTAAAGGAAATCTTGTTATTCATGAGAGAATACACACAGGAGAGAAACCGTTCAagtgtcctcactgtgagaagAGATTCGCCTACGGAAACTATCTGAAGATACATGTCCGTTCGCACACCAATGAGAGGCCGTACCAGTGCAGTAAATGTGGGAAAACCTTTGTACGGATCTATGATTTAAAGTCACATCTGAAAATACACTCTGAGGAGAAACACTATCAATGTTCACACTGTGATAAACGTTTCCGTCAGAAGTCTCAGCTGATAATCCATGAGAGAatgcacactggagagaaaccttacctcTGCTCTCACTGTGGAAAGAGATTTTATGCTCAGGGTCAGTTGAGCATTCATCAGAGAGTGCACACGGGAGAAAAGCCTTATCAATGTAGTGATTGTAGGATGACTTTCAGTACAAAACAAAACTTAGCAAAACACCAGACAACACATACTGGCGAAAGACCATACAAATGCACTCAGTGTGACAAAACGTTTGCTCGACCGGATGTCCTGAAAACCCATCAGAGAGTGCAtacaggagagaaaccttacagctGCTCCATCTGCGGGGAAAGTTTCGCTTATTTAGGATGTTTTTATACTCATCAGAAGAAACATGCTAACGATCAAACCGCCCTGGAATCATCATAA
- the LOC127444646 gene encoding zinc finger protein ZFP2-like isoform X3, which produces MKLFSPPVNSLNKERRTHSLFRCSAAASFIHLCHLSVSILDDFLSFMTANQTFSLCFDKSFKYPVSGVLLSFCVEMLKMSLQVDLMCCKSVGTDLSMLDIDDLMTEISQLKKEVALLEAKLRERGDPLNGEELEKVSCQSSVCVTDGTSTECQDSVWSVRDQRSEQRSRDTQDSELSLTLLCYTDTQESVCDSNQGDQTSTESLASVCNAGEQHDEEEDFIQSDHDVDDFLPTNANSGSSSDGEAASTSNARHERSLFTSVERNLHSEVHRVKQEFPCERYVSLSSNHKAYLKTHSAEKSFQCSECDKCFRTKKNLVAHGRIHTGEKPFKCPHCEKRFIHGHHLTRHIRVHTKERLYPCSECGKSFSQLDYLKSHQKIHSEEKPHQCSYCDKQFCKNSQLILHERTHSGEKPFLCSYCGMSFPIANQLKLHLRVHTGEKPYHCSDCGKSFSQSSHLSKHQRTHTGEKPYKCSQCDKTFARSDGLRDHQRVHTGEKPYSCSFCEERFSHRRQFRVHVSVHTGVKPYNCRVCGKSFSKYGHLSKHQRTHTGERPYKCSQCDKAFARSDGLRDHQRVHTGEKPYSCSICGKSFSSSDHLQLHQRVHTGEKPHHCSDCGKSFNQKQNLVKHQRRHTGERPYKCTQCDKTFARPDVLKSHQKVHTGEKPYSCSI; this is translated from the exons ATGAAGCTCTTTAGTCCGCCGGTAAACTCACTAAACAAAGAAAGAAGAACTCACAGTTTGTTTAGATGTTCAGCTGCTGCGTCTTTCATACATTTATGTCACTTATCTGTTTCTATTCTTGATGATTTCCTCTCTTTCATGACAGCAAACCAAAcgttttctctttgttttgacAAGAGctttaaatatcctgtttcaggaGTCTTATTGAGTTTTTGTGTTGAGATGTTGAAGATGAGTTTGCAGGTGGATTTGATgtgctgtaaatcagtaggaactgatctgtccatgctggatattgatgatttgatgacagaaatctctcagctgaagaaagaggtggcGTTACTGGAGGCAAAGCTGAGGGAAAGAGGAGATCCACTGAACGGAGAG gagctggagaaggtttcctgtcaatcttcagtgtgtgtgactgatgggacctccacagaatgtcaggattcagtgtggagcgtCAGAGATCAGAgatctgaacagagatccagagacacacaggactcagaGCTCAGCCTCACTTTACTCTGTTATACTGACactcaggagagtgtgtgtgacagtaatcagggtgatcaaacctccacagagtctctggcttctgtctgtaacgctggagaacagcatgatgaggaggaggatttTATTCAGTCTGACCACGATGTTGATGATTTTCTTCCTACAA ATGCAAACAGTGGTTCATCTTCTGATGGAGAAGCGGCTTCTACGTCAAACGCAAgacatgagagaagcttgtttaccTCAGTAGAGAGGAACCTTCATTCAGAAGTGCACAGAGTAAAGCAGGAGTTCCCCTGTGAGCGATATGTGTCTTTGTCTTCTAATCATAAAGCTTACCTGAAGACACACAGTGCTGAAAAGTCTTTTCAATGCAGTGAGTGTGACAAGTGtttcagaacaaaaaaaaatcttgttgctcATGGGAGAATACACACAGGAGAGAAACCGTTCAagtgtcctcactgtgagaagAGATTCATACACGGACACCATCTGACGCGACACATCCGTGTGCACACCAAAGAGAGACTGTATCCGTGCAGTGAATGTGGTAAAAGCTTTTCACAGCTAGATTATTTAAAGTCACATCAGAAAATACACTCTGAGGAGAAACCCCATCAATGCTCATATTGCGATAAACAATTCTGTAAAAACTCTCAACTGATACTACATGAGAGAACACactctggagagaaacctttcctCTGTTCTTACTGTGGAATGAGCTTTCCTATTGCAAATCAACTTAAACTGCATCTGAGAGTACACACAGGAGAAAAGCCTTATCACTGTAGCGattgtgggaagagtttcagtcAGTCTTCCCACTTATCAAAGCACCAGAGGacacatactggagaaaaaccttacaaatgCTCTCAGTGTGACAAAACATTTGCTCGATCAGATGGCCTGAGAGACCATCAGAGAGTGCATacaggagaaaaaccttacagCTGCTCTTTCTGCGAGGAGAGATTTTCTCATCGACGTCAATTTAGAGTTCATGTGAGCGTGCACACGGGAGTAAAGCCTTATAACTGTAGAgtttgtgggaagagtttcagtaAATATGGTCACTTATCAAAGCACCAGAGGACACATACTGGAGAAAGACCTTACAAATGCTCTCAGTGTGACAAAGCGTTCGCCCGATCAGATGGCCTGAGAGACCATCAGAGAGTGCAtacaggagagaaaccttacagctGCTCTATCTGTGGAAAGAGCTTTAGTAGTTCAGATCATCTACAACTGCATCAGAGAGTGCACACAGGAGAAAAGCCTCATCACTGTAGCGattgtgggaagagtttcaatcaaaaacaaaacttagTAAAACACCAGAGAAGACATACTGGAGAAAGACCTTACAAATGCACTCAGTGTGACAAAACGTTTGCTCGTCCAGATGTTCTGAAATCCCATCAGAAAGTGCAtacaggagagaaaccttacagctGCTCTATCTga
- the LOC127444646 gene encoding zinc finger protein ZFP2-like isoform X1 gives MLVNRPAGVGMKLFSPPVNSLNKERRTHSLFRCSAAASFIHLCHLSVSILDDFLSFMTANQTFSLCFDKSFKYPVSGVLLSFCVEMLKMSLQVDLMCCKSVGTDLSMLDIDDLMTEISQLKKEVALLEAKLRERGDPLNGEELEKVSCQSSVCVTDGTSTECQDSVWSVRDQRSEQRSRDTQDSELSLTLLCYTDTQESVCDSNQGDQTSTESLASVCNAGEQHDEEEDFIQSDHDVDDFLPTNANSGSSSDGEAASTSNARHERSLFTSVERNLHSEVHRVKQEFPCERYVSLSSNHKAYLKTHSAEKSFQCSECDKCFRTKKNLVAHGRIHTGEKPFKCPHCEKRFIHGHHLTRHIRVHTKERLYPCSECGKSFSQLDYLKSHQKIHSEEKPHQCSYCDKQFCKNSQLILHERTHSGEKPFLCSYCGMSFPIANQLKLHLRVHTGEKPYHCSDCGKSFSQSSHLSKHQRTHTGEKPYKCSQCDKTFARSDGLRDHQRVHTGEKPYSCSFCEERFSHRRQFRVHVSVHTGVKPYNCRVCGKSFSKYGHLSKHQRTHTGERPYKCSQCDKAFARSDGLRDHQRVHTGEKPYSCSICGKSFSSSDHLQLHQRVHTGEKPHHCSDCGKSFNQKQNLVKHQRRHTGERPYKCTQCDKTFARPDVLKSHQKVHTGEKPYSCSI, from the exons ATGTTGGTCAACCG TCCAGCAGGAGTCGGTATGAAGCTCTTTAGTCCGCCGGTAAACTCACTAAACAAAGAAAGAAGAACTCACAGTTTGTTTAGATGTTCAGCTGCTGCGTCTTTCATACATTTATGTCACTTATCTGTTTCTATTCTTGATGATTTCCTCTCTTTCATGACAGCAAACCAAAcgttttctctttgttttgacAAGAGctttaaatatcctgtttcaggaGTCTTATTGAGTTTTTGTGTTGAGATGTTGAAGATGAGTTTGCAGGTGGATTTGATgtgctgtaaatcagtaggaactgatctgtccatgctggatattgatgatttgatgacagaaatctctcagctgaagaaagaggtggcGTTACTGGAGGCAAAGCTGAGGGAAAGAGGAGATCCACTGAACGGAGAG gagctggagaaggtttcctgtcaatcttcagtgtgtgtgactgatgggacctccacagaatgtcaggattcagtgtggagcgtCAGAGATCAGAgatctgaacagagatccagagacacacaggactcagaGCTCAGCCTCACTTTACTCTGTTATACTGACactcaggagagtgtgtgtgacagtaatcagggtgatcaaacctccacagagtctctggcttctgtctgtaacgctggagaacagcatgatgaggaggaggatttTATTCAGTCTGACCACGATGTTGATGATTTTCTTCCTACAA ATGCAAACAGTGGTTCATCTTCTGATGGAGAAGCGGCTTCTACGTCAAACGCAAgacatgagagaagcttgtttaccTCAGTAGAGAGGAACCTTCATTCAGAAGTGCACAGAGTAAAGCAGGAGTTCCCCTGTGAGCGATATGTGTCTTTGTCTTCTAATCATAAAGCTTACCTGAAGACACACAGTGCTGAAAAGTCTTTTCAATGCAGTGAGTGTGACAAGTGtttcagaacaaaaaaaaatcttgttgctcATGGGAGAATACACACAGGAGAGAAACCGTTCAagtgtcctcactgtgagaagAGATTCATACACGGACACCATCTGACGCGACACATCCGTGTGCACACCAAAGAGAGACTGTATCCGTGCAGTGAATGTGGTAAAAGCTTTTCACAGCTAGATTATTTAAAGTCACATCAGAAAATACACTCTGAGGAGAAACCCCATCAATGCTCATATTGCGATAAACAATTCTGTAAAAACTCTCAACTGATACTACATGAGAGAACACactctggagagaaacctttcctCTGTTCTTACTGTGGAATGAGCTTTCCTATTGCAAATCAACTTAAACTGCATCTGAGAGTACACACAGGAGAAAAGCCTTATCACTGTAGCGattgtgggaagagtttcagtcAGTCTTCCCACTTATCAAAGCACCAGAGGacacatactggagaaaaaccttacaaatgCTCTCAGTGTGACAAAACATTTGCTCGATCAGATGGCCTGAGAGACCATCAGAGAGTGCATacaggagaaaaaccttacagCTGCTCTTTCTGCGAGGAGAGATTTTCTCATCGACGTCAATTTAGAGTTCATGTGAGCGTGCACACGGGAGTAAAGCCTTATAACTGTAGAgtttgtgggaagagtttcagtaAATATGGTCACTTATCAAAGCACCAGAGGACACATACTGGAGAAAGACCTTACAAATGCTCTCAGTGTGACAAAGCGTTCGCCCGATCAGATGGCCTGAGAGACCATCAGAGAGTGCAtacaggagagaaaccttacagctGCTCTATCTGTGGAAAGAGCTTTAGTAGTTCAGATCATCTACAACTGCATCAGAGAGTGCACACAGGAGAAAAGCCTCATCACTGTAGCGattgtgggaagagtttcaatcaaaaacaaaacttagTAAAACACCAGAGAAGACATACTGGAGAAAGACCTTACAAATGCACTCAGTGTGACAAAACGTTTGCTCGTCCAGATGTTCTGAAATCCCATCAGAAAGTGCAtacaggagagaaaccttacagctGCTCTATCTga